One part of the Amphiura filiformis chromosome 5, Afil_fr2py, whole genome shotgun sequence genome encodes these proteins:
- the LOC140152356 gene encoding uncharacterized protein, giving the protein MGNHPSKGKVAILTQRLHRPWDNVTCYPSECDCRALNESHHSAVDSGYDTVQCEDRTARRNVVKVAEGWKESNMFRKSKKNVVKRDNPDIQAILRKLTDIQKSCDDDKLAGKYVEKGNFTAGFFTRQGGTLKIGNQASLYIPPDALPETGVHLIYIYIDSAAASRGSLEGGNQWLTPVVECGPDGQQFRRNVMLSVLMLNNFCHDAHLSSTTAHCTYETTERKGAWRRLENNPSIRGRRVLFEVDHFTGFAASGSTDARGEGGEPPGESKESTLIAAAVFLETSGADQEGDIVRVRWCDFQHYESMLKEEGALHFLSDRNPTPSLQVEQSDKDVVFRLVKDNSEIPSGNGMQIENIKCSDIWKKHTGEVRFVVEYKITQDIFVEVYQDSNERILLTPFTNVTNTGRLESEVSFLETIFYNHLPHPGTGAIFFS; this is encoded by the exons ATGGGAAATCACCCAAGCAAAGGAAAAGTAGCAATCTTAACTCAAAGACTGCATCGTCCATGGGATAATGTTACATGTTATCCTTCTGAGTGCGACTGTCGTGCTTTAAACGAGAGCCATCATTCTGCCGTCGATAGTGGGTATGATACGGTCCAATGTGAAGATCGTACAGCAAGGAGGAACGTGGTGAAAGTAGCAGAAGGATGGAAGGAAAGTAATATGTTTCGGAAAAGTAAAAAGAATGTCGTGAAAAGGGACAACCCTGATATACAAGCTATCTTGAGAAAACTAACAGATATTCAAAAATCTTGCGACGATGATAAATTGGCCGGGAAATATGTTGAGAAAGGAAACTTCACAGCAGGCTTTTTTACACGACAAGGCGGGACTCTCAAAATAGGGAATCAAGCAAGTCTGTATATTCCACCAGATGCTCTACCAGAAACGGGAGTCCATTTGATATACATTTATATTGATTCTGCTGCGGCCAGTAGAGGTAGTTTGGAAGGAGGTAACCAGTGGCTTACACCTGTTGTTGAGTGTGGACCAGATGGACAACAGTTCCGTAGAAACGTTATGTTGTCTGTACTCATGCTAAACAACTTCTGCCATGACGCCCATTTGAGTTCAACAACAGCCCATTGTACGTATGAAACAACAGAGAGGAAAGGCGCATGGAGAAGGTTGGAGAACAATCCATCGATACGAGGTAGGAGAGTTTTGTTTGAGGTAGATCATTTTACCGGGTTCGCTGCATCTGGAAGTACTGACGCAAGAGGAGAAGGGGGAGAACCCCCGGGAGAATCAAAGGAGTCCACATTGATTGCAGCTGCTGTGTTTCTAGAAACTAGTGGTGCTGATCAGGAAGGAGACATTGTGCGTGTACGATGGTGTGATTTTCAACATTATGAG AGCATGTTGAAGGAGGAAGGAGCACTACATTTTCTGTCAGATAGAAATCCTACGCCATCCTTGCAAGTTGAACAATCTGATAAAGATGTTGTCTTCAGACTAGTAAAGGACAATTCCGAAATCCCAAGTGGGAATGGAATGCAG ATTGAGAATATCAAATGCAGTGACATATGGAAAAAGCACACTGGAGAGGTGCGCTTCGTTGTGGAATATAAAATCACTCAAGATATATTTGTCGAAGTGTATCAGGATTCCAATGAAAGAATTCTGTTAACGCCCTTTACAAACGTGACAAATACCGGACGCCTCGAATCGGAGGTAAGTTTTCTTGAAACTATATTTTACAATCATCTTCCACACCCCGGCACGGGAGCAATATTTTTttcgtag